The following coding sequences are from one Eleginops maclovinus isolate JMC-PN-2008 ecotype Puerto Natales chromosome 13, JC_Emac_rtc_rv5, whole genome shotgun sequence window:
- the sdc3 gene encoding syndecan-3, producing the protein MKLPWLLALAALVAHTATGQTWSPPPDDEGSAKDDFLDDDDLYSGSGSGFPDIRLRPTSAGVSFTTEETLLLSTTQATGPAPSALPAAEPSPNPENPIATPLPTEADGESGAFWDREREIEKERELEREREKEQERQRDLEREKERERQLERERERERERERVRELEREKDREREREREREREKERERQRERELERERELERIRAAAAAQTTAIPVVTTELTTSPAESAAPSLGSDDLSTTEEEEDVYLSPEPTAFSPVFEMDTTTEEDPSTTAETTTEATTAEPTAATVRTRVSFRPRVPMTTATQAESSERTTRPQQPTSTQENNEAGAAGPSGDFEIHDDRRNDLGRGLLPGEPDLNGNTVDGGSSAAQLPQKNILERKEVLIAVIVGGVVGALFAAFLVMLLVYRMKKKDEGSYTLEEPKQATVTYQKPDKQEEFYA; encoded by the exons GGACAGACTTGGTCGCCCCCTCCCGATGATGAAGGCTCGGCGAAAGACGACTTCCTCGACGATGACGATCTCTACTCAGGCTCCGGCTctggct tTCCTGACATCAGGCTGAGGCCGACGTCGGCAGGCGTGTCCTTCACCACGGAGGagaccctcctcctctccaccacccAGGCCACCGGCCCCGCCCCCTCCGCCTTACCTGCCGCTGAGCCCAGCCCCAACCCAGAAAACCCCATCGCCACCCCGCTGCCCACCGAGGCCGACGGAGAGAGCGGTGCATTCtgggatagagagagagagattgagaaggagagagagttggagagggaaagagagaaggagcaagagagacagagggatctggagagggagaaagaaagggagagacagctggagagggagcgagagagggaaCGAGAGAGGGAGCGGGTCCgagagctggagagagagaaggacagggagcgagagagggagcgtgagagagagcgagagaaagagcgagagaggcagagagaacgtgagctggaaagagagagagagcttgaGCGAATCAGAGCCGCTGCCGCAGCCCAGACCACCGCCATCCCCGTGGTGACCACCGAACTGACAACCAGCCCTGCAGAGAGTGCAGCGCCCTCTCTAGGCTCGGATGACCTgagcaccacagaagaagaggaggacgtCTACCTGTCACCTGAACCCACAGCCTTCTCCCCCGTCTTCGAAATGGATACCACCACAGAGGAAGACCCGTCCACCACTGCAGAGACAACCACAGAGGCGACCACAGCTGAACCCACTGCCGCCACAGTCAGGACCAGGGTGTCCTTCAGGCCCAGGGTTCCCATGACAACAGCAACACAGGCGGAGTCGTCAGAGAGAACGACCCGCCCACAACAGCCCACATCTACACAG GAGAACAACGAGGCGGGCGCTGCAGGACCCAGTGGAGATTTTGAGATCCATGATGATCGTCGTAATGATCTGGGTCGAGGTTTGTTGCCAGGGGAACCTGATCTGAACGGCAACACAGTGGACGGAGGAAGCTCTGCCGCCCAGCTGCCACAGAAGAACATCCTGGAGAGAAAAGAGGTCTTGATAG cGGTGATAGTGGGAGGAGTAGTGGGCGCCTTGTTTGCCGCTTTCCTGGTGATGCTGCTAGTGTacaggatgaagaagaaggaCGAGGGCAGCTACACGCTGGAGGAACCCAAACAAGCCACCGTCACCTACCAGAAACCAGACAAGCAGGAGGAGTTTTACGCATAA
- the LOC134874612 gene encoding homeobox protein unc-4 homolog, whose product MDEDCDIAEDFDCPSLLCKELEDLERKNHQGRRSRTRRGEGEERVFNQTEDKEAGEETGREHEEGESKRKDVDLENELMATEEEEQVRPESSLRAEEEQEERMEHDKIENNKEAIDKQEAKERKSLEERIEKKKGRKRRGRKQSERVRNRRGYKDVSKRFEEESRLQGASTMSSGESLALAEPPIGLMNSCDLSDPFFLGCGGTGLYRPAPAPLPLLYSSQPPVPIQPAPPQPQRACSPSLPHSHSLHGPQPHKMEITKVYSTQHSARYSSRSRAQELSLPLLPGMEIVDNGLLPPPPKKKTRTLYSTDQLEHLEAFFQEDHYPDAEKRKVIASSVGVTPQRIMVWFQNRRAKWRKVERSITARGEHRQSRAGRSSSPLHHQINSKSKGTPSFSSHPATKLPQLAPAASSFSALSNQTPPSYSNLLASLNSPGQSGGRDVGQQQLSSQGGLAEYHPRPMHSPPPLRRASLPLFLTTYNAANPAPPPLNNLAHTPPLFLDALESGSSLGHRDTQALQTDTSSLFDLGDKLDYLTSGQQNNPLSYQLQNSYPSTQPQHQPQASLPRMAYLTPTPYLTPNPPDSNPTSYLTFGPGGNSTGVVTYSTGGHAYFQSQSAGQILLQSASHPGGITAYQSYPWGSMYSQPAVHQRTQCPPTYPGSRGARDPQPPSSNSLPPPSYFIRGDHAVPSQANSQHSSHTSSSCTSTTTVLPPVSTLRPSRLRAEITPTKAASLLPSQVSPASPDSSPVPPCVKIEYDSPREIQSHFHCDFSLNNF is encoded by the exons ATGGACGAAGACTGTGACATAGCTGAAGATTTTG ACTGTCCAAGCCTTCTGTGCAAGGAGCTGGAGGATTTGGAAAGAAAGAACCACCaagggaggaggagcaggacgaggagaggggaaggagaggagagggtgtTTAATCAGACAGAGGATAAAGaggcaggagaggagacaggcCGAGAACACGAGGAGGGGGAGAGTAAAAGGAAAGATGTTGATTTAGAAAATGAACTTATGgcaacagaagaagaggagcaggtTAGGCCAGAGAGCAGCCTGCGAgcggaggaggaacaggaggagcgGATGGAACACGACAAGATTGAGAACAACAAGGAAGCAATCGACAAGCAAGAGGccaaagaaaggaaaagtcTAGAAGAGAGAATTGAGAAGAAAAAGGGTAGGAAGAGGCGAGGTAGGAAGCAAAGTGAGCGAGTTAGAAACAGGAGAGGGTATAAAGATGTCAGCAAGCGCTTTGAGGAGGAGAGTCGGTTACAGGGGGCATCAACGATGAGTTCAGGGGAGAGCTTGGCTCTGGCCGAGCCTCCCATTGGACTGATGAACAGCTGCGACCTGTCCGACCCCTTCTTCCTGGGCTGTGGGGGGACCGGCCTGTACCgccctgctcctgctcctcttcccctGCTATACTCCTCCCAGCCTCCTGTCCCCATCCAACCTGCACCTCCTCAACCTCAAAGAGCCTGCAGCCCCTCTCTACCTCACAGTCACTCCCTGCACGGCCCACAGCCTCACAAG ATGGAGATAACCAAAGTCTACTCCACCCAACACTCCGCCCGCTACAGTAGCAGGAGTCGAGCCCAGGAGCTCAGCTTGCCTCTGCTGCCGGGAATGGAGATCGTTGACAACGGTCTGCTTCCACCGCCACCCAAGAAAAAAACCAGAACACTCTACAGTACTG atcaGTTAGAGCATTTAGAGGCCTTCTTCCAGGAGGACCACTACCCTGACGCAGAGAAGAGGAAAGTCATTGCCTCCTCAGTTGGTGTCACGCCTCAAAGGATTATG GTCTGGTTTCAGAACCGCAGGGCTAAGTGGCGGAAAGTGGAGCGCTCTATCACAGCGAGGGGCGAACACAGACAGAGCAGAGCTGGCAGAAGCAGCAGCCCCCTACATCACCAAATCAATTCCAAAAG taaGGGAACTCCCAGTTTTTCGAGTCACCCTGCCACCAAGCTGCCCCAGCTCGCCCCTGCAGCGTCTTCTTTCTCCGCCCTCTCCAACCAGACTCCGCCCTCCTACAGCAACTTGCTGGCCAGCCTCAACAGTCCAG GTCAATCCGGAGGGAGAGATGtgggccagcagcagctttcATCTCAGGGGGGGTTGGCAGAGTATCACCCCCGTCCCATGCACAGCCCTCCCCCTCTGCGGCGAGCCAGTCTTCCCCTTTTCTTAACGACCTACAACGCTGCCAACCCAGCTCCACCTCCCCTTAACAACCTGGCTCACACCCCACCTCTGTTCCTGGACGCTCTGGAGAGCGGCTCCTCCCTGGGCCATCGCGACACCCAGGCTCTGCAGACTGACACTAG TTCTCTATTTGACTTGGGGGATAAGCTGGACTACCTGACCTCAGGCCAGCAGAACAACCCGCTCTCCTACCAGCTCCAGAACTCCTACCCCTCCACTCAGCCCCAGCACCAACCTCAGGCATCTCTGCCCCGCATGGCCTacctcacccccaccccctaCCTCACCCCCAACCCTCCAGATTCCAATCCTACCTCCTACCTGACCTTCGGCCCCGGAGGAAACTCCACTGGGGTGGTGACCTACTCCACTGGAGGCCACGCTTACTTCCAGTCCCAGAGCGCAGGACAAATCCTGCTGCAGTCGGCCAGTCATCCTG GTGGGATCACAGCATACCAGTCGTACCCGTGGGGCAGCATGTACAGCCAGCCAGCCGTGCACCAGCGCACTCAGTGCCCTCCAACTTACCCCGGCAGCCGAGGCGCTCGAGATCCCCAGCCGCCCTCCTCCAACTCCCTGCCTCCCCCTTCATACTTCATCCGGGGGGACCACGCCGTGCCCTCACAAGCAAACTCCCAGCACTCAtcacacaccagcagcagctgcacctccaccaccaccgtCCTCCCCCCTGTGTCCACCCTGCGGCCCTCTCGCCTCAGAGCGGAGATCACTCCCACTAAGGCTGCCTCCCTGCTGCCGTCTCAAGTTAGCCCTGCCTCCCCAGACAGCTCTCCAGTGCCCCCTTGTGTCAAGATTGAGTATGACAGTCCTCGAGAGATTCAAAGTCACTTCCACTGCGACTTTTCCCTCAATAATTTTTGA